One window of the Borrelia anserina Es genome contains the following:
- a CDS encoding glycoside hydrolase family 3 N-terminal domain-containing protein, with amino-acid sequence MFRFLVFRLLFHSLVLLGAVPEIEYSYFENDKSDLVDINVFLGRVDFSNVLRERYFFVGIRNVSNPTAVQSLSKDAIDKLKEINPVGIILFRENFKDAQQTKKLISELKKYLGSDIFIAVDEEGGLVSRTGENEKLGVYKFPAMESVGKTGDAQLAYKIGEILGKQLRRLGINLNMAPVADAKFSPDSPLGSRTFGYSSYNIGLMIEAFIDGIQRQGVFAAVKHFPGLGGTKVDTHKDLALLPYSKNFLMINNFVPFIFGKEAKFIMLAHVLVPKISGDVTSMSRDIVNIIRHNLNICSVIITDAYDMGAIVNNFSLVDAIKKSLNSGIDVVLMPESFEKFGVKVNSIKKSDD; translated from the coding sequence ATGTTTAGATTTTTAGTATTTAGACTTTTATTTCATAGTTTAGTTTTATTAGGGGCTGTTCCTGAAATAGAATATAGTTATTTTGAAAATGATAAGTCTGATCTTGTAGATATTAATGTATTTTTAGGAAGGGTTGATTTTAGTAACGTTTTGAGGGAACGTTATTTTTTTGTTGGTATTAGAAATGTTTCTAATCCTACCGCTGTACAATCGCTTAGTAAAGATGCGATTGATAAGCTAAAAGAGATAAACCCAGTAGGAATTATTTTATTTAGAGAAAATTTTAAGGATGCTCAACAAACCAAAAAATTAATTAGCGAATTAAAGAAATATCTTGGTTCTGATATTTTTATTGCTGTTGATGAAGAAGGAGGACTGGTTAGTAGGACTGGTGAGAATGAGAAGTTAGGGGTTTATAAATTTCCTGCTATGGAGTCTGTTGGTAAGACTGGAGATGCTCAACTTGCATATAAGATTGGAGAAATTCTTGGCAAACAGCTTAGACGCCTTGGTATCAATTTAAATATGGCACCTGTAGCAGATGCTAAATTTTCCCCCGATAGTCCTTTAGGTAGTAGGACCTTTGGATATTCATCTTATAATATTGGTCTTATGATAGAGGCATTTATCGATGGAATTCAAAGACAAGGTGTTTTTGCTGCAGTGAAACACTTTCCTGGACTTGGAGGCACAAAAGTTGATACTCATAAAGATTTAGCTTTACTGCCTTATAGTAAAAATTTTTTGATGATAAATAATTTTGTACCATTTATTTTTGGAAAGGAAGCAAAATTTATTATGCTTGCGCATGTACTTGTACCTAAAATTTCTGGAGATGTAACTAGTATGTCAAGAGATATTGTAAATATTATAAGGCATAATTTAAATATTTGTAGTGTTATAATTACAGATGCGTATGATATGGGAGCAATTGTGAATAATTTTAGTTTAGTAGATGCAATTAAAAAATCCTTAAATTCAGGTATTGATGTTGTGCTTATGCCAGAAAGCTTTGAGAAATTTGGTGTAAAGGTAAATTCTATAAAGAAGTCTGACGATTAG
- a CDS encoding UTP--glucose-1-phosphate uridylyltransferase — MCEVIDKIFSKRMLDMLNKHKLETLNMSFKNFPDENHSNILNLADTPIKLKFKKELVEYNLRKYIDDFTRFVLSSEGDFYVFTGDKLEELGLLLYPYLSFGILNGGSATSYFDILKNSDFHEELYFLCKDKILEARESFGDLPKGITPAYINKDGSYGFSFLALKIRHLLMLSKKYCDLYGKTIKPSIFQMTNFKTYKLISNFFDNIFDDSLIKDLNYCGLQKEDIFTAIQPLIYCYKKLDNGQYEYFNYNNHGKKTLLALPAGHGQNFKVLRDVYLKLYNSGKKFVYIGNVDNIGFTVNLKALAIMAITNNSAGFEFSVKTSLDTKGGVLVLDDDHLACVDIGSTISKEIILQAEYSGNKILFNCATGLFNLEYLIKHIDEIILNMPIRVVEQNKEFGKYTAIEQITWEVIKIVDNPLIFEVDRGDRFLPAKLFVDVLIMSDYINGKFLLGSLSDISKYLNNALSNVLKNKCGLVFGGGRWNV, encoded by the coding sequence ATGTGTGAAGTGATAGATAAGATCTTTTCGAAAAGAATGCTTGATATGCTTAATAAGCATAAACTTGAGACTTTAAACATGTCTTTTAAAAATTTTCCTGATGAGAATCATAGTAATATTTTAAATCTTGCTGATACTCCTATTAAATTAAAGTTTAAGAAAGAACTTGTTGAATATAATTTAAGGAAATATATTGATGATTTTACAAGATTTGTGTTGTCATCAGAAGGTGATTTTTATGTTTTTACTGGTGATAAGCTAGAAGAACTAGGCTTATTGCTTTATCCTTATCTTTCATTTGGTATTCTAAATGGGGGTTCTGCAACTAGTTATTTTGATATATTGAAAAATAGTGATTTTCATGAAGAATTATATTTTTTGTGCAAAGATAAAATACTTGAGGCTAGGGAGTCTTTTGGAGATTTGCCAAAGGGAATAACACCTGCATATATTAATAAAGATGGTAGTTATGGATTTTCATTCTTAGCATTAAAAATACGACATCTTTTAATGCTTTCTAAGAAGTATTGTGATCTTTATGGTAAAACTATTAAGCCTTCTATTTTTCAGATGACAAATTTTAAGACTTATAAATTGATTTCTAATTTTTTTGATAATATTTTTGATGATTCCTTGATTAAAGATTTAAATTATTGTGGCTTGCAAAAGGAAGATATTTTTACAGCTATTCAGCCTTTGATTTATTGTTATAAAAAACTAGACAACGGTCAATATGAGTATTTTAATTATAATAATCATGGTAAGAAAACTCTGTTAGCTTTGCCTGCTGGTCATGGTCAAAATTTTAAAGTTCTAAGGGATGTTTATTTAAAACTTTATAATTCCGGAAAAAAATTTGTTTATATTGGTAATGTTGATAATATTGGTTTTACTGTTAACTTAAAAGCCCTTGCTATAATGGCTATAACAAACAATTCTGCTGGCTTTGAATTTAGTGTTAAAACCTCATTGGATACAAAAGGAGGGGTTTTAGTCTTAGATGATGATCATTTGGCTTGTGTTGATATTGGTAGTACAATTTCTAAAGAAATTATACTACAAGCTGAGTATAGTGGGAACAAGATTTTGTTTAATTGTGCTACCGGTCTTTTTAATTTAGAATATTTGATAAAACATATCGATGAAATAATATTAAATATGCCTATAAGGGTTGTTGAACAGAATAAAGAGTTTGGCAAATATACTGCAATTGAACAGATAACTTGGGAAGTTATAAAGATAGTAGATAATCCGTTGATTTTTGAGGTCGATCGAGGCGATAGATTCTTGCCTGCAAAATTGTTTGTTGATGTTCTTATTATGAGTGATTATATAAATGGTAAGTTTTTGTTAGGTAGTCTTTCTGATATTTCCAAATATTTGAATAATGCTCTTAGTAATGTGTTAAAGAATAAATGTGGTTTGGTATTTGGAGGGGGGAGATGGAATGTTTAG